The DNA segment CCAATCAGAATTACAGAGAGCTAAACTAGGGAAGTATTTAGCCGTGTGTACCAAACCGTGTCTCAATGTGGTATTCACTTCTTGCGTTACCCAAACTGGTTTGAGCAATCCTCACCCTTCTAGGGTGAGGTTAGTGAACGTCTTATCCTTGTTTCGACAACAACTTGCCAATTGTGCGATTCTCTGATGTAAAAGTCGCCTTAGCCACCCGTTGAATATCAGCAGTGGTTACCGCCGAAATTTCATCTAATTGCTGAAATAAATTGCGCCAAGAACCAGTTTTGACCTCTGCTTCCAATAACTGCTGCGCCATACCCATATTGGAATTAAGGCTACGTAACAAACTAGCCCGTGCTTGGGTTTTCACCCGTTGCAAGTCAGCCGCCGCCACAGGTTCAACTTTCAATTTGTCAATTTCCTGTCGCAAAGCTGTGGCCACTTCATCCACAGTGTGACCGGGAGCCGTGAGCGCATAAAACAACATCAAGTTTGGGTATTTATCCCCAGGAAAGCCACTAAAACCCTCAGCGTTTAATGCTACACTCTGCTGTTCTACCAAAGATTTATACAACCTCGACGTGCGACCATTACTTAATAAACCGCTAATGATTTCATACACTGCATCATCGGGATGAGCAACTGATGGGCGATGATAGCCTTCTAAATACCAAGGTTGAGAAGGTAGTTCTAAAGTAAACTCTCGTGTTTGTGTTTGCGGTGGTTCAGGCTGAATATTTGCTGTTGCTTTTGGTCTGGCTTGATAGCGGCCAAAATAAATTTTTGCCAGTCTTTTCACTTCCGCCGGATCAACATCTCCGACAACAGCAATGGTTAAATTACTCGGTACATAGTAAGCATCAAAAAAGTTTTGGACATTTTCCGGTGTCAGATTGCGGATATCTTCTTCATAACCGATCACAGGTCGTCTGTAGGGATGGACTGTGAAAGCCTGATCGACAAAATTCTCCACCATCATGCCGATAGGGGAATTATCTACCCGCATCCGCCGTTCTTCTAAAATTACATCTTTTTCTTTGTAAAACTCGCGACGAACCACAGGCTCTAAAAAGCGCTCTGATTCCAGTGACATCCACAGTTTCAACTTATTGGCAGGAAAGCTGTAAAAATATTTGGTAGCTTCAGCCGAAGTGCTAGCATTTAAACCCACACCCCCGGCTTGGTTGACAATTTGCCCCAATTCGTTTTGTGTAACTAGCGCGTCGGCTTGGGACTCTACTTGCTTAAATTCAGTTTGCAATTGAGCCAGATCATCTTGTTTATCATTGGCTTTTGCGGTTCTAATTTGGGCATCTAATTGTTCTAAGCGGTCTAGTAAAAGCTTTTCAGCTTCGTAGTCCTTTGTGCCGATGCGTGTCGTGCCTTTAAATGCCAAATGCTCTAGAAAGTGGGCGACACCAGTTTGACCATCTGGCTCATCTACACCACCCACATCAGCGTAAGTTAAGAAAGAAACTACAGGCGCTTGATGCCGTTCCAAGACGATAAACTTTAACCCATTTTCCAGGCGAAACTCCGTTAATTGCTCAATTACCCGATCTAAATACGGTTGAATTGAACTTTTTTCTGGTGGGGTTTTACGAAGTTGGAGGATTCTTTGCAGAGGATTTGCAGTTTGAGTTTGAGCCAGAGCCATGTCTGGAAGTAGCCCCGACCAGCAAATTATGAGTACCATCAAAATGGTCGAGAGCCGACGCAATATGATAGTTCCTTTATCTGACCAATCCCAAATTGAACGACTGGGCTGATTCATAAGCGACAATAAAATTAAACTTCCATTATCTGAGAAATAGGCTAACTAACAAACAAGGCGTTAACCTTGTATTAAGCTTTTTGTGCTTTTTGTACCTGACGGTAGACAATAATGATACAAGTCGCGTTCCGAAGATCACACAATAATTTTTATGCGAGTTTTTAATTCACCTGCACCTTCAGAAGCACAAACACGTACCCGCATTTTACAGGCGGCACAGAAGTTGTTTGCTTCTAAGGGATTTGATGGCACTACCACCCGCGATTTAGCCCAAGCAGCGAATGTGGCTGAAGGCACTTTGTTTCGTCATTTTTCCAATAAAAAATCTATTTTAGTGGAAGTAGCTACTAGTGGCTGGGTAGACATTCTAACAGATTTGTTGACAGAATTGAGTGAAATGGGCAGTTACAAGGCGATCGCTCAAGTCATGCGCCGTCGGATGTGGAATTTACATAAAAATGTGGATTTGATGAAGGTTTGTTTCATGGAGGTGCAGTTTCATCCAGATTTGCGCGATCGCATTCAAATAGAAGTCATTAATAAAATGACCGATGTAGCTGAAGCGTTTTTTCAA comes from the Nodularia sp. NIES-3585 genome and includes:
- a CDS encoding pitrilysin family protein — protein: MNQPSRSIWDWSDKGTIILRRLSTILMVLIICWSGLLPDMALAQTQTANPLQRILQLRKTPPEKSSIQPYLDRVIEQLTEFRLENGLKFIVLERHQAPVVSFLTYADVGGVDEPDGQTGVAHFLEHLAFKGTTRIGTKDYEAEKLLLDRLEQLDAQIRTAKANDKQDDLAQLQTEFKQVESQADALVTQNELGQIVNQAGGVGLNASTSAEATKYFYSFPANKLKLWMSLESERFLEPVVRREFYKEKDVILEERRMRVDNSPIGMMVENFVDQAFTVHPYRRPVIGYEEDIRNLTPENVQNFFDAYYVPSNLTIAVVGDVDPAEVKRLAKIYFGRYQARPKATANIQPEPPQTQTREFTLELPSQPWYLEGYHRPSVAHPDDAVYEIISGLLSNGRTSRLYKSLVEQQSVALNAEGFSGFPGDKYPNLMLFYALTAPGHTVDEVATALRQEIDKLKVEPVAAADLQRVKTQARASLLRSLNSNMGMAQQLLEAEVKTGSWRNLFQQLDEISAVTTADIQRVAKATFTSENRTIGKLLSKQG
- a CDS encoding TetR/AcrR family transcriptional regulator, giving the protein MRVFNSPAPSEAQTRTRILQAAQKLFASKGFDGTTTRDLAQAANVAEGTLFRHFSNKKSILVEVATSGWVDILTDLLTELSEMGSYKAIAQVMRRRMWNLHKNVDLMKVCFMEVQFHPDLRDRIQIEVINKMTDVAEAFFQSAMDKGIYRQTDAKLVAKVFLGMFAIAGFSNNTLMAPDASPQEMQQMAEGLADIFLNGVLVKE